The sequence below is a genomic window from Pseudorca crassidens isolate mPseCra1 chromosome 20, mPseCra1.hap1, whole genome shotgun sequence.
TGCAGCCAATCTGCCTGGTTCTGCGTCCTGCCTCCCACGTCCTAGCTTGGGGACATGGGCAAGTGACTTCACCCCTCCGTGCCTCCGTCTCCCCATCTGTAAGGGGAGAATGGCACTCACCTCAAAGGGTAGTTGTGAGGTTAATAAATTAATATGTGAAagcccttagcacagtgccaggcacataatgAGTACCATATGTTTGCTATTCCTCTTGTTAGTACAGCTATTCCCAGTGGTTCCCTGATCTCAGTGACAGGTTGCGATGGGGTCCGGGCAGGTAGAGCAGCCCAGTAGGGAATGCCCAAGCTGCCCGGGCCTGGAGGTCACCCCAAGGAGCCCCGTGATCAGCTGTAATCAGGTCCGCCCTGCtccacctcctctctccctggGTATATCAGGGCTGGTCCAGGTCCCAGGTTCCGTCTCCGGCAAAGGAGGGCGGCTGCACCGGGCACCATGGGGAAGGCAGTGAGTAGGGTCAGGGGTCGGGGGGTGGAGGTTGGAGGCAGGGGTTCCAGAGGGACCTGATGCCTTCCCCGTCTCCCAACCCCCAGGAGAATTACGAGCTGTACCAGGTAGAGCTGGGTCCTGGTCCCAGTGGGGACATGGCAGCCAAGATGAGCAAGAAGAAGGCGGGCAGTGGAGGgggcaagaggaaggagaagctggAGAACATGAAGAAGGAGATGGAGATTGTGAGCAGAGGCCCCAGGGggcctggtggggtggggggcggggcggggctgggcaaggggaggggtggggacccGCGAGACAGTGAGTGTTGTGCCTCCTCCATGCAGAACGACCACCAGCTGTCAGTACCCGAGCTGGAACAGAAATACCGGACCAGTGCGACCAAGGTgagctggggcagagggaggggtgggtATAGGGAAGAGGAGCCGGGGGTTGGGGGcgcgggggatggggggagagggagggagggagggggagagagagagagagagagagagagagagagagagagagagggagggagagaggtggggggagggagagagagagggggagagggagggggagagagagggagggggcgagggagagtgtgggggaagagggggggagagagagagagagagggagggagagagggaaggggagagagaggggaagaaagagagagagaaggggagagagagagagggagggagggagggggagagagagagggagagggagagagagagtgtggggggaggggggagagagagagagggagggagagaggtgggggagggagagagagagggggagagggagggggagagagagggagggagggggagagagagagggagggggagagagagagtgtggggggagagagagagagaggggggagagagagggagggagagagggaaagggagagagagaaggggagagagagaggggaagagagagagagagagaaggggagagagagagagagagagagagagaggagggagggagggagagagagagaaacacattaGGAAGGGCCAAACAGACCAAACAGAGAGAGAAGATAAGAGAAGCAGataaaaagagacagaagagagacagaaacagcaGGAAGAAAGACACCGAGAGAaaggtgggagagaagagagacacaaagaagggatggggagaggggcGGCAACAAAGacggagaaagaaaggaagaggcgCAAGgcaaggggtggggcagggagagggaggcagggaaggagagctctcactgatgaGAGGAGAGTCCTTAGTGACCACCAAGACCCCACTCCTCCCGCCCCCAGGGCCTGTCTGCCAGCCTGGCCGCCGAGCTGCTGCTGCGGGATGGGCCCAATGCCCTGAGGCCGCCGCGGGGCACCCCCGAGTATGTCAAGTTCGCCCGGCAGCTGGCGGGCGGTCTGCAGTGCCTCATGTGGGTGGCCGCTGCCATCTGCCTCATTGCCTTTGCCATCCAGGCCAGCGAGGGCGACCTCACCACGGACGACAATGTGAGTGGCGGGTGCTGGGGCCAGACATGGGACACAGGGACCTGGGGGACAGAGGACATTGAGCATGGGACTCAGAACACGAATGACATATGATGGGGATATAGAGAGATGGAAAACATCTCTAAGACATGGGTCACGGGGGCCAAAGGACATTGGGATATGAGACAGACCCAAGGACATAGGTCACAGGGGACGCAGGAGAGACTGTGTCACAGAGATAGAGGACATAGGCAGGGATACAAAGACATAGACATGCAACACTTAAGATATGGGACTTGGGAAACAGAGGGCATGGGACAGGCCAAGGACAGAGGGCGCAAGGGACACTGGGACTCACACGTGGGCACAAGGGCATGGGGACACAAGAGATACAAGACTCAGGACACAGTACATGGAGAGACATAAGATATTAGACATGGGAGCACAGAGAAATAGAGAATAGTGAGATGGAGGACAAGAGGACATTGGATATATGACCGGGGTCAGGACAAGGGACATGGGAATGTAGGGACATGTGACATTGGACAGAGGCTTGAAAAGTCTTAGGACATGTGACACAGAATGGGGACTCAAGAGTACATAGACATGGGGAGACATCGGACATAGGCACCTGGAATTTGAGACATGGGACACTGGTCATGGAGGACACAGAAAGCGAAGCATGAGATCTGCAGCACACGTGGAAATGGGGATGTGAGGGCACAGGAACTGTTGGAATAGGGGACACAGAGGATGGCACACAGATGATGAAAACACAGAATATGAACCTTGGAACACAGGGAATTTAGGACACGGGAACATGGGACAGAGGACTGTGGGGAACGCAAGACTTGGGGGGCACAGGAAAATGGAACACATACCACCAAGGTGCATGGTGACATGGGGCACAAGTCATAGAGTATGGGGCCACAGAGCCAGAGGAAATGGGATGTATGGACACAGGGACATAAGACATAGAGAATACAGGGCAGTTGAATGTGGGATATGAAGAACATGGGGACAGGGACACAGGTCACAGGAAATAGTGCCTGAGGCTTCCTAGTAGAGTGGGGGAAAACCACGGAGGTGACCTTGGAGGAAAACTACCAGGGCACCAGAGAGCAGGCAGGTGGCCTCAGGCAGGGAGCTTCCAGCCCCGAGTCATAACCCAGCCCCTCTCCACCTCCGCCAGCTATACCTGGCCCTGGCCCTCATTGCTGTGGTTGTGGTCACTGGCTGCTTCGGCTACTATCAGGAGTTTAAGAGCACCAACATCATCGCCAGCTTCAAGAACCTCGTGCCCCAGGTGGGTCTCCAGCCCCTGGCCACTTGAGGTTCCAAGTCTCCACAGGGGCACTGGCAGTCTCCTGGCATCtctctgtggcccctcccatcaGGCCCAGCCCGGCCTTCATCCCTGGCCTCCATCTCTCCCCACAGGTCCTCACCTCTCCCCACTTttcacctccccacctccccaccgcATGCAGCAACTTCTACCCCCATTCCCTACCCTGCTCACCTCTGGTGCTCTTGCCCCACAGCAAGCAACGGTGATCCGAGACGGGGACAAGTTCCAGATCAACGCAGATCAGCTGGTGGTGGGCGACCTGGTGGAGATGAAAGGTGGGGATCGAGTGCCAGCCGACATCCGCATCCTGCAGGCCCAGGGCTGCAAGGTGGACAACTCCTCGCTGACCGGAGAGTCTGAGCCGCAGACCCGCTCGCCCGAGTGCACGCACGAGAGCCCCCTGGAGACCCGCAACATCGCCTTCTTCTCCACCATGTGCCTTGAGGGTCCGTGAGGTCCCCACCCACCCGCCCAGCTGACCACGCTGCCTCCATTGCCCCCTTCTGCTTCCTTCCGAGACACACTGCCTCTCTACATCGCGTGACTGCCAACTCTTCGGGTCACACCGCCTCTCTAGCTCCCACTATTGCCACCCCTTCCCAGGTCACGCTGCCCCCGCTGCCTTCCACGACTGCCCCTCCTTTGGTTCACGCCACTGTGCGTGCCCCCAGTGCTGCCCACCCGGCGCTGAGTCACCCTCTTGGCCCCACTGCAGGCACCGCACAGGGCCTGGTGGTGAGCACCGGCGACCGCACCATCATCGGGCGCATCGCATCACTGGCCTCGGGagtagaaaatgagaagacacccATTGCTATCGAAATTGAACATTTTGTGGACATCATCGCAGGCCTGGCCATCCTCTTCGGTGCCACATTTTTCATAGTGGCCATGTGCATTGGCTACACCTTCCTGCGGGCCATGGTGTTCTTCATGGCCATTGTGGTAGCCTATGTGCCTGAAGGGCTGCTGGCCACTGTCACAGTGAGTTGGGGAAGCAGAAGAGCGGTGCAGTGAGCTGAGAGGCCTGTCCATCTGTCTGTTCGTTCATCCGGGCTTCCCTCCATCCTCTCCctatctgtccatctatccattttgctcccatccacccacccaccttcCCGTCATCCATCCTCCCCCATCCATCCTCACCCCAATccatcccccccatccccccccatcCCCATCTCTCCACTTATCCCATCCATTCAGGAAACACCCACCGGGGCTACTCTGGGCCATGTCCTGTGCCACACGCTGAGGACTCAGAGATGAACGGGCAGGGGCTTTGACAGGAGGCGGCTGAGGTCCAGTGTTGAAGGCTGTGGGTAGCCTTCAAGAGTCAGCACTCAGTCCAGGGCCAGCCCAAGGGGAGGCTCAGGAAAtgttagttttctcattttgatTGTGCTGTAAGAGAAATTATGGAATCTCAGCTAGGGCAGCTTAGAGCAGGGCCTGGCTACGTATATCTGGTGGACAGATTGGGGAGGCATCCCAAGTGGAAAGCACAGGCTGGACGAAAGCTTGGAGGCAAGAAAAAGCCTACTCTTTGCAGGGGGATGCTGCATAGGCAGTACTGTGGCTAGGGTAAAGGATCCCCGGTGCCGGGAGAGCAGGGAAGTGGCACTGGGAGCAAGGCCTGGTCCCCAAGCCTGCATTTCTCACCCTTCCCCCAGGTCTGCCTGTCCCTGACAGCCAAGCGGCTGGCCAGCAAGAACTGTGTAGTCAAGAACTTGGAAGCAGTGGAGACACTGGGCTCCACGTCAGTGATCTGCTCTGACAAGACGGGGACCCTCACTCAGAACCGCATGACTGTGTCCCATCTGTGGTTCGACAACCACATCCACACTGCTGACACTACAGAAGACCAGTCAggtgtgggggtgggaggagacagCAGCTGGGCAGGATCTGGTAGATGGTGGAGACCTAGTGGGGAGCTCTGCGGTTACTGAAGGGAGCCTGGGGAGGGCTTTGCATTAATGGAGAGGGGGCTCCATCTGATCAGGCGAAGGGCTGCGTCCTGGGTCTAGGGAGGGGACTAAGCTGCAAGTCTGTGAAGCGGCTTGGTACTTATTGGGTCTCATGGGAGACGATACTGAGTCTGGAGAGAAAACTCCGTCCTGGGGTATGAGGAGTTGTTTGGGTCCCGCCCAGGTCTGGGGCGGGGATCCAGTCCTGATTCCGGGGGGCGGGGCTCGGTTCTGGTATGGGAGAGCTCCTTCGCGGCCCCAGCCTGGATGCCTGACCTCCAGGGCAGACGTTTGACCAGTCCTCGGAGACGTGGCGGGCGTTGTGCCGCGTTCTCACCCTGTGTAATCGTGCTGCCTTCAAGTCGGGCCAGGACGCAGTGCCCGTGCCCAAGGTGAGAGCCGGGGCGCTCGGGGGAGGGGATCCCGGAAGCCTCCTGCTGCAGCCGGGAGCGCTCCTGACACCGGCCTGCGTTCCCAGCGCATCGTGATCGGGGACGCGTCGGAGACTGCGCTGCTCAAGTTCTCGGAGCTGACGCTGGGCAATGCCATGGGCTACCGCGAGCGCTTCCCCAAAGTCTGCGAGATCCCCTTCAACTCCACCAACAAGTTCCAGGTGTGTACCAGCCGCGGCCGGCCCCGCCCACGGTCCAGTCCCGCCCACAACAAGCCCTGCCCACTTCAGGCCCCACCCACATTCAGGACTGGCCTGCGGCTGGGCTTCACTCTCAGTCCCCTCCCTCTCCACAGCCAAACCCCACCCACATCTCCCGTCCCGCCCACCCACATCTCCCGTCCCGCCCACAGCCAAACCTCACCGAGGTCCCGGGCGTTCCACCCGCTCTCACCTGTCAGGCCCTTGGTGGGGAGAAGCTCCTAATCCAAATCCCGCTCCAGTCCAACTCCGACCCAAATTCTGCCCGTTCCCCACGCCCAGTCCCCTAACTAGGCCCCTAGGTCCGCCCCAACCCTCAGCCTCTACCAAGGACCTGCCCACCAAGCAAGCCCCTCACCCTCGGTCCCAGCCTGACCTTCCCAGAGCTATTCCGGCAGCGCTTGGGCGCCGTCAGCCCCGCCGTtccccaagccccgcccctccctctTGACCTCGCCCACAacaccgcctcctcctcctcccacagTTGTCCATCCACACCCTGGAGGACCCGCGCGACCCGAGGCACGTGCTTGTAATGAAGGGGGCCCCAGAGCGCGTGCTGGAGCGCTGTAGCTCCATCCTCATCAAGGGCCAGGAGCTGCCGCTGGATGAGCAATGGCGGGAGGCCTTCCAGACTGCCTACCTCAGCTTGGGAGGCCTGGGCGAACGCGTCCTGGGTAAGACCCCCAAGCCAGGGTAGAGGTTAAACCCGCGTGCGAGGAGGCGCTAGCACGGAGCCTGCCCGACCTTCCCGGCCCAGCCCTGACCCTGACCTTTCCCAACATTGCTTGACAGTTGACCTGCCCCAGTCTACACGCTCAACTTTGACTTTCCCTATCTCAGTCCTGAACCCTGTCCTCAATGCCTACCTTGACCCAACCTCTCCCAACCTGTTCTCACCTGGGTCTTACCTATCCTGACCCAACCTGTGATCCCTTGATTTTCCCCAGCTCTTGCCCCAGCTGATGACCTGCCCTTGCTTTCTTTCACCTCTGCCTTTCAGCGTACTCCTCTTGACCCTTTGacctccccccctccccgcccgccAATTTTTGTCTCGGTTCCTTAAACTTCCCTAACCCCTGCCTCAACTCCGGAAGGCACAAACCTGTGGTCCAATTTCTGGATCTTCCACTTTACTTGGTGTGTGACCTCTGGCAAGAAACGTCCCTTCTCCAAACCTGTTTCATCATTTGCAAGATGAGGATGCTAGTAGCCTCACAGAGCGGTTGTGGGGATGGATTCagatacagttgtccctcagtatctatggggattggttccaggacacccaCCACACTCCCCCACACCCTTACCcgacagataccaaaatctgcagatgtgcaaatcccttatgtaaaatggtggagtatttgcatataacctatgcacttCCTTCCATATACTTAAAATCGTCTCTGGATTACTTATAATggctaatacaatgtaaatgctatgtaagtagcTGTCggtgtgtggcaaattcaagttttacttttcggaatattctggaattttttccAGAATAGttttgatccacagttggttaagtctgcagatgtggaacctgtggatacagagggttAGCTGTAATGTGAATGAAGGATTCAGCACAGGGTCAGGCATCCATAGGTGCTCGGTGCAAGGCACCTGGTGATTTTACTCATCACCTGGCCTTGCTATGAAAGGGTTCACCCAGGACTCCTCTCTGACTTCCCTGTTTTCTGGTCAGGCTTCTGCCAGCTCTACCTGAGTGAGAAGGACTACCCGCATGGCTATGCCTTCGACGTGGAGGACATGAACTTTCCAACCAGTGGCCTGTGCTTTGCGGGACTCGTATCCATGATAGACCCACCCCGGGCCACCGTTCCTGATGCTGTGCTCAAGTGCCGCACAGCAGGCATCCGGGTATGCCCCTGGGGAGAGGACCAGGCAGGGGTGAGAACAGAGGATGGCAGTGTTTGGGGATGAGGGGCCCTGTGACAGAAACCCACCCGAAAGTGGCTTGAACCACAAAGGAATATATTGGTTCAAGAACTGAAAAGTTCTGGGGAATGAAGCTTCAGGTATAGCTGGATCCAGGAATTCAATGTCTTTAGGAACTTGCCTTTCTCCACgtctcagctctgcttttctctctgctggCTTTATTCTCAAGCAGTTCTCCATTGTGATGGACAAAGGTGACCACCCTCCAGCAGCTCCAACTAACGTCCCACCTGTTTAGCCACCCCATCGAAAAAAGAATGCCTCTCTGACAGTTGTACCAGATTGGGTCACATGTTCTCTGAACCAATCACtatggctggggctgggggatgtCCACTGGGGAGGACAGGGAGAGTGGGTTAATCTGAAGGGGTCAAGGGTCTGCTGGTTCCCCTTACAGGTGATCATGGTGACAGGTGACCACCCCATCACAGCCAAGGCCATTGCAGCCAGTGTGGGCATCATCTCAGAAGGCAGTGAGACAGTGGAGGACATCGCTTCCCGCCTCCGTGTGCCCGTGGAGCAGGTTAACCGGAAGTAAGCCCCCTTCAGCCTTCCTTGTGGTTCTTCCCACACCCCACACAGACTGAGGCCCCAGCGatgccctcccacctccctccctagGGATGCCCGCGCCTGTGTGATCAATGGCATGCAGCTGAAGGATATGGACCCATCAGAGCTGGTCGAGGCACTGCGTACCCACCCTGAGATGGTGTTTGCTCGTACCAGCCCCCAGCAGAAGCTGGTGATTGTGGAGAGCTGCCAGCGACTGGTGCGACCCTGCTGATGAAGGCAAGCAGGTGGGCTTGGCTGGCCCTGGGCTGCCCTCTCACTGACCAACCTCCCACCTGTACCCACTGCCTGCAGGGTGCAATCGTGGCTGTGACAGGGGATGGTGTGAATGACTCCCCAGCCCTGAAGAAGGCAGACATTGGCGTGGCCATGGGCATTGCCGGCTCGGATGCTGCTAAAAATGCGGCCGACATGATCCTGCTGGATGACAACTTTGCCTCCATTGTGACAGGCGTGGAGCAGGGTCCGGGCTGGGTCAGAGATGGGGGCAGGCGGTGTGGGCACAGGAGGAAGTGGGCTCTGAGGAGACTGAGGTGCCTGCTGTACTCCCACAGGCCGACTGATCTTTGACAACCTGAAGAAGTCCATCGCCTACACACTGACCAAGAACATCCCTGAACTGACGCCGTACCTTATTTACATCACCGTCAGCGTGCCCCTGCCCCTCGGGTGCATCACCATCCTCTTCATAGAACTCTGTACCGACATCGTGAGTCTACATGATGCCCCAGTGCCCCCCACCCACATGGTGCCCAGAGACATATGCCCACAGACAGGTGTGAGGGACAAGAGACCACCAGGGAAAGTCTTGAACTCAGAGTGATACAGATGTGTGTATACCAGACAGCCAGATGTGGACacacaggcaggcaggaaggtAGCCACGGACAGAATTACAGACGGGGACACATAGGTGGACACTCAGATAGGCAAGGACAGATTCATGGACACACGTGGACTCAGATATGGACACTCAGACAAACAGATTTTACAGACACGGATATCTGGCCAAACTTGGATCACAGACAGACATCCCTCAACAGACATGGACAGATAAACAGCATCAGATAGACTCcaaggcagagagacagaaaagatcCTCAGGTCCAGCCACAAATGCAGCCAGGTGCACGGCCACGTCACATCTTTATTCAACAGCACTTACATAATgtctgctctgggccaggcacaCATTAATTACTTAACTTTGTCCTCATAACTACTCTATGAGATGAGCTTTATTTCTTTATCatacccattttactgatgagctAACTGAGGCTTAGACAGCTTGAGCggcttgccccaggtcacacagctaataagtggcacaGCAGGGATTCAAGCCCAGGTATTCAGGTACCCCAGAACCTCTGCCCTCAGTCAGTACACTCTGCTGCCACTCTGTGTCCACAAACagatggggtgggggacagggaggaGGACACATGtacacagagagacagaagagaTTCAGAGATAGAGAGTGACAAAGAGAGATATAGAGACAGGAACACAGAGACAAAAAAGCAGAGGCACAGTCACAGAGAAAGAGACTGGAGATGgggacaaagaaatgaagaaagtaagggacagaaagagagaaagagcgtGCAACAGGGAAACAGGCCAAGACCAGAGGACCCcagagaagaaacagacagagaggaggacagagaggaggggggccaagaaaggcagagacagagaacACCCAGTAGCAGAGATAATGCAGATGCTCTGATGGAGGCGGACACCAAGACAGATGGGCACACACATGTGGACTGGATATGCTGACATTCCTGACAAGGGCCAGCTGGACCCAGGCTGTCCAGGCAGGTGTGGCTGTGTGGTCACCGTGGGTCCTGCCTCCTAACCTCACTTCTGTCCCTGCCCACTGCAGCGGGGAGGGGGGCTCCAGAGAGTCAGGGACACGGGCCCAGGCGAGCCATCAACCCCAGTTCCTTCCACTCCTGGCCAGTTCCCCTCTGTGTCCCTGGCGTACGAGAAGGCCGAGAGTGACATCATGCACCTGCGTCCACGGAACCCGAAGCGTGACCGATTGGTCAACGAGCCCCTGGCTGCCTACTCCTACTTCCAGATCGGTGCGTGCCCCGGGGTGGGGCGTGGCTCCTCTGCAGGGCTGCTCGCCTGCCGTGGAGTCTCTAACAGGGGCTCTGCCTTGTTCTGGATCTTGGTGTCTGCATTTGACCCTGGATCTCTGTCATTCTCTGAGTCTGTGTCTGCACACAATGGTCTCTATGGTCCCCAGTGTCCCTTCTCTGTCCCAGGCCTCATTCTCCATGACCCTGTCTCTGGGTCACTGCCTCCTGTCTTTTTTGGGTTCTCTGGGTGTGTCTCTGTTCCTGCCTCTCTCTGTGTCCTGTCCCTTGTGTCCCTGTCAATCTCTCTTGGAGTCcttgtctctgtgtctgtctctccatGTCTGTCACTGTGTTCTTGTCTGTCTCCATGCCACTGTTTCTGTGttcctgtctctgtgtgtgtgtccctgaccctgtctctctgtgtctccatctGTGTCTCCCTGTGCCTCCTTGCCTCTCTCCCAGGTGCCATCCAGTCATTTGCTGGCTTCACTGACTACTTCACGGCCATGGCCCAGGAGGgctggttccctttgctgtgtgtGGGGCTCCGGCCATACTGGGAGAACCACCACCTACAAGATCTGCAGGACAGCTATGGCCAGGAGTGGGTGAGCCCCTGCCCCATCCCATGAGTCCCGTGACTCATGGGATGCCACCTACCTTGAGTGTGGCCCACACTCATTCCTCCACGTGAGACTGAGCTCAGCCAGAGCCTCCCAGACACCCAGGCTCTCTGCCAGTTCTGGGGTGAGGGGCCTTTCCCACCACTGTCCTGAGCTCCGAACTCCTGCTTCTGATGACCCCAGCTGCACATGGGTCCTCTCTGCCCTGACAGCAACACATCGTCTCAGGTGTGGAGCCAgtaccaccccccccaccccccacccccattctgttATTTTCCCCGCAGCATCACTTACACAGAGTATTTGCATGTGTGGCTGACTTCAGTGAAAGTCTGGAGCAGAGAGGCTAGATCTGGCTAGCGGGTGTGTTTAGTTTGCTCTACAGAGCGACAGATCAGGATATTCCCCTTAAACATTTACTGTCGTGGTTAAGAATATAGATcttagggcatccctggtggcgcagtggttgagagtctgcctgccgatgcaggggacacgggttcgtgccccggtccgggaagatcccacatgccgcggagcggctgggcccgtgagccatggctgctgagcctgcgcgttcggagcctgtgctccgcagcaggagaggccacagcagtgagaggcccgcgtaccgcaaaaaaaaaaaaaaaaaaaaagaatatagatctTAGAGCCAAACTGCTTGGATTCATTGTCTGCCACTGCTCCtcacagctgtgtgaccctgggcaaggtattttgcctctctgtgcctcagtttgcccaCCTCTAAAGTGGAGAGCATAATAATATACTGATATTATCTCAGTGATTTTCACCGCGGTGATTTTCacagtgtggtccccagaccagcagcattacctgggaacttgtttGAAATGTAGATTCTCAGTTTCCCCCTCAGACCTCTGGGATCAgagactctgggggtggggcttgTGTTTTAACCAGTTCTTCTGGGGATTCTGATGTATGTTGAAGTTTGAATACCACCAATCCACCTCTTAGGATtattaggaggattaaatgagataatacatgcgAAACACTTGGGACCTGGAGCATAGTAAGTGTTCCTTACACAATTAACTGGTATGTATAAAAATAGTTATACTGAAGAAGTGGACTGAATAGCGGCTACCCCCTTTGAAAGGGCATGTGTCGTGTTCCTCAGAGGCCCATCTGGCCCACTTTGGTCATTTTTGCCATCTGCCCGGGTCCTGGAGTCACTGGACTTTGAAAATCCTGCCTCAGGATTCGAATTCTCTTTTCCCAGGTGCCTCCTTTCGGGTGCCCGGGACATTCTACATCACTCTTTTCATTATGAAAGCAACTGGCCTAGCCTACCGCTTGCCCAGGCAGTGACGGCCAAGCTGCACTAGGCCAGGTTTCTAGGCCCCGCACTCTGGGGCCCTGAAAACGTGGCAGATcctgcatctctcctctgcccccaccccagcctctgacGCAAGGAAAGGAGTATTTAGGGGTTCGTGGCCCT
It includes:
- the ATP4A gene encoding potassium-transporting ATPase alpha chain 1 isoform X2 — translated: MGKAENYELYQVELGPGPSGDMAAKMSKKKAGSGGGKRKEKLENMKKEMEINDHQLSVPELEQKYRTSATKGLSASLAAELLLRDGPNALRPPRGTPEYVKFARQLAGGLQCLMWVAAAICLIAFAIQASEGDLTTDDNLYLALALIAVVVVTGCFGYYQEFKSTNIIASFKNLVPQQATVIRDGDKFQINADQLVVGDLVEMKGGDRVPADIRILQAQGCKVDNSSLTGESEPQTRSPECTHESPLETRNIAFFSTMCLEGTAQGLVVSTGDRTIIGRIASLASGVENEKTPIAIEIEHFVDIIAGLAILFGATFFIVAMCIGYTFLRAMVFFMAIVVAYVPEGLLATVTVCLSLTAKRLASKNCVVKNLEAVETLGSTSVICSDKTGTLTQNRMTVSHLWFDNHIHTADTTEDQSGQTFDQSSETWRALCRVLTLCNRAAFKSGQDAVPVPKRIVIGDASETALLKFSELTLGNAMGYRERFPKVCEIPFNSTNKFQLSIHTLEDPRDPRHVLVMKGAPERVLERCSSILIKGQELPLDEQWREAFQTAYLSLGGLGERVLGFCQLYLSEKDYPHGYAFDVEDMNFPTSGLCFAGLVSMIDPPRATVPDAVLKCRTAGIRVIMVTGDHPITAKAIAASVGIISEGSETVEDIASRLRVPVEQVNRKDARACVINGMQLKDMDPSELVEALRTHPEMVFARTSPQQKLVIVESCQRLGAIVAVTGDGVNDSPALKKADIGVAMGIAGSDAAKNAADMILLDDNFASIVTGVEQGRLIFDNLKKSIAYTLTKNIPELTPYLIYITVSVPLPLGCITILFIELCTDIFPSVSLAYEKAESDIMHLRPRNPKRDRLVNEPLAAYSYFQIGAIQSFAGFTDYFTAMAQEGWFPLLCVGLRPYWENHHLQDLQDSYGQEWTFGQRLYQQYTCYTVFFISIEMCQIADVLIRKTRRLSAFQQGFFRNRILVIAIVFQVCIGCFLCYCPGMPNIFNFMPIRFQWWLVPMPFGLLIFVYDEIRKLGVRCCPGSWWDQELYY
- the ATP4A gene encoding potassium-transporting ATPase alpha chain 1 isoform X1; translated protein: MPSPSPNPQENYELYQVELGPGPSGDMAAKMSKKKAGSGGGKRKEKLENMKKEMEINDHQLSVPELEQKYRTSATKGLSASLAAELLLRDGPNALRPPRGTPEYVKFARQLAGGLQCLMWVAAAICLIAFAIQASEGDLTTDDNLYLALALIAVVVVTGCFGYYQEFKSTNIIASFKNLVPQQATVIRDGDKFQINADQLVVGDLVEMKGGDRVPADIRILQAQGCKVDNSSLTGESEPQTRSPECTHESPLETRNIAFFSTMCLEGTAQGLVVSTGDRTIIGRIASLASGVENEKTPIAIEIEHFVDIIAGLAILFGATFFIVAMCIGYTFLRAMVFFMAIVVAYVPEGLLATVTVCLSLTAKRLASKNCVVKNLEAVETLGSTSVICSDKTGTLTQNRMTVSHLWFDNHIHTADTTEDQSGQTFDQSSETWRALCRVLTLCNRAAFKSGQDAVPVPKRIVIGDASETALLKFSELTLGNAMGYRERFPKVCEIPFNSTNKFQLSIHTLEDPRDPRHVLVMKGAPERVLERCSSILIKGQELPLDEQWREAFQTAYLSLGGLGERVLGFCQLYLSEKDYPHGYAFDVEDMNFPTSGLCFAGLVSMIDPPRATVPDAVLKCRTAGIRVIMVTGDHPITAKAIAASVGIISEGSETVEDIASRLRVPVEQVNRKDARACVINGMQLKDMDPSELVEALRTHPEMVFARTSPQQKLVIVESCQRLGAIVAVTGDGVNDSPALKKADIGVAMGIAGSDAAKNAADMILLDDNFASIVTGVEQGRLIFDNLKKSIAYTLTKNIPELTPYLIYITVSVPLPLGCITILFIELCTDIFPSVSLAYEKAESDIMHLRPRNPKRDRLVNEPLAAYSYFQIGAIQSFAGFTDYFTAMAQEGWFPLLCVGLRPYWENHHLQDLQDSYGQEWTFGQRLYQQYTCYTVFFISIEMCQIADVLIRKTRRLSAFQQGFFRNRILVIAIVFQVCIGCFLCYCPGMPNIFNFMPIRFQWWLVPMPFGLLIFVYDEIRKLGVRCCPGSWWDQELYY